One window of the Candidatus Zixiibacteriota bacterium genome contains the following:
- a CDS encoding putative MATE efflux family protein (Evidence 3 : Putative function from multiple computational evidences): MTQIIDTKKTDYTEGSVTNAILKMGLPSMFGFMSQNIYGLVNMFWVSHLPESESAVAGITFFNNLAWFLGTFNHLIGPGSVAVISQRYGEKEYDRAEKAIKETLVLKLIFGAIFGIVGFIFLPQMMYLIGARDEALSLGLQYGRIIFIGLPINYAIWTIFTALRGTANPHKAMMLMLGFSVLNIILDPILIFGMFGLPAFGMVGAAYASVITFTTIFSIGIWLFFSGRANVRVHWKSKEKMGLNTMWILIKIGIPSWFAEMSFSSSRLVITPLIAGFGTAVVAAYGVALQIMGLGFTLLVGIGLGLSALIGHTVGAGKIERAKSTGDKSIGMAVGAMTIFAMIIFVLARQVLGIFFSHPETIEHGVSLIRVLALSLPFMGALMMIEYVHTGVGLNTPAMVVNIISAWFLQVLPIFVMRKFFGGGELTVWWIMMGAAAVSSVLFYAYYQRGRWLTARV, translated from the coding sequence ATGACCCAGATAATTGACACGAAAAAGACCGACTACACCGAAGGATCTGTTACCAACGCCATTCTTAAAATGGGATTGCCGTCAATGTTCGGTTTTATGTCCCAGAATATTTACGGTCTGGTGAATATGTTCTGGGTGTCGCATTTGCCCGAATCGGAATCGGCGGTGGCCGGCATCACTTTTTTCAACAATTTGGCCTGGTTTCTGGGGACGTTCAACCATTTAATCGGGCCGGGTTCGGTGGCGGTTATCTCGCAGAGGTACGGCGAGAAGGAATATGACCGGGCGGAGAAGGCAATCAAAGAGACGCTGGTATTGAAACTGATTTTCGGGGCGATATTCGGCATTGTCGGATTCATATTTCTTCCGCAGATGATGTACCTAATCGGGGCGCGAGACGAAGCGCTGTCACTGGGTCTCCAGTACGGGCGCATTATCTTTATCGGTCTCCCAATCAATTATGCCATCTGGACCATTTTCACGGCATTGCGAGGGACGGCCAATCCGCATAAAGCAATGATGCTGATGCTGGGATTCAGTGTTCTCAATATAATCCTGGATCCGATATTAATATTCGGGATGTTCGGACTACCGGCGTTTGGGATGGTTGGAGCGGCTTATGCGTCGGTGATAACATTCACGACCATATTCTCGATCGGAATATGGCTATTCTTCTCAGGGCGGGCCAATGTCCGGGTGCACTGGAAGAGCAAAGAAAAAATGGGACTCAACACGATGTGGATACTGATTAAAATTGGGATACCGTCGTGGTTCGCGGAAATGTCCTTTTCATCATCGCGGCTGGTTATAACGCCGCTGATTGCCGGGTTCGGGACGGCGGTTGTCGCGGCTTACGGAGTCGCCCTGCAGATTATGGGTCTGGGGTTCACCCTGTTGGTGGGTATAGGATTGGGGCTTTCGGCGCTTATCGGGCACACGGTGGGGGCGGGGAAGATCGAACGGGCTAAGAGTACCGGTGACAAATCGATAGGTATGGCAGTCGGCGCGATGACCATTTTTGCCATGATAATTTTTGTGTTGGCCCGCCAGGTTCTGGGAATTTTCTTTTCGCATCCGGAGACGATAGAGCATGGTGTCAGCCTGATTCGCGTGCTGGCGCTCAGTCTGCCATTCATGGGAGCGCTTATGATGATAGAATATGTCCATACCGGGGTCGGATTAAATACGCCGGCGATGGTGGTCAATATTATCAGCGCCTGGTTTTTGCAGGTACTGCCGATATTCGTGATGAGGAAATTCTTCGGCGGCGGAGAACTGACAGTCTGGTGGATTATGATGGGAGCGGCGGCCGTGAGTTCGGTTCTTTTCTATGCCTATTATCAGCGCGGCAGATGGCTGACTGCCCGGGTGTGA
- a CDS encoding exported hypothetical protein (Evidence 5 : Unknown function), producing the protein MRFSIMFLAITILLLIAIGLGCGSDDKKVTNPANTVPASLVGTWWFASATHNGIPYGSFAEISFTDTSETGAVTINANDTWSTKETYNDQIVYTRSGTIKVHGDTVKITVTVENGDPADADDTSSSAWNVNGTVLTLSARAIALNDTINIVSVYNKE; encoded by the coding sequence ATGAGGTTCTCGATAATGTTTCTGGCTATTACCATTCTGCTCTTGATTGCCATCGGATTAGGGTGCGGCAGTGATGACAAAAAGGTCACCAATCCCGCAAATACTGTTCCTGCGAGTCTGGTCGGCACCTGGTGGTTTGCTTCCGCTACTCACAACGGCATCCCGTACGGGTCATTTGCCGAGATAAGTTTTACCGACACCTCCGAAACCGGCGCCGTCACTATCAACGCCAACGATACCTGGAGCACCAAGGAAACCTATAATGACCAGATCGTGTATACTCGAAGCGGAACCATAAAGGTCCACGGCGATACTGTTAAAATCACGGTGACTGTTGAGAACGGCGACCCGGCCGATGCGGATGATACTTCGTCATCCGCCTGGAATGTCAACGGAACCGTGCTTACGCTGAGCGCTAGAGCGATTGCGCTTAATGACACCATCAATATTGTAAGCGTGTACAATAAAGAATAA
- a CDS encoding exported hypothetical protein (Evidence 5 : Unknown function): MXKIKKXFFYGALAVILLLLILSSCSDKKSTVAPVPPPQAVGSIGPDGGELTLEGATIVIGAGALDSTVHFSITKLSVPANAPANYSFSEPAWSFEPHQYVFSSNITITIAHDTALTSRALFYLEDGVDSLWDTHEDVSYDSAKVTILTDHLSIFTVGEFSPLSQVYVSSTSRGVIAKGTQEDPLPTITLGMQASEQAGYPYPTVYVAEGTYFEDVTFLNGVSVRGGFDSTNWSEKADAFSLIELPTRAASAASIDSITTISKLMIMADYYVAPSGNSVAINVISSGEKLVFDSCWIVAGNGGNGAAGASGGNGNTGSSGGNGTSSTGGTYGSSCTPGAWGGACSDGGDGFGPLGGAGGVLGWLLAPDGSNGGDGGNGIPGANGAGGTFGNILNGDWIPGKGGDGQEGSHGSGGGGGGGGFSLLECIGGGGGGGGGCAGLAGLGGRGGGGSIVICLYNSSPTIQYCRLTAGNGGNGGNGGNGGRGGDGGNGGSGYSSTSQGGHGGHGGVGGMSGGGRGGPGGVSFCVFRTGIGEPLLLQCDLVLGQAGAGGVGGRQGVDGAQAPNGYDGIASETGPIWP; encoded by the coding sequence ATGANTAAGATCAAAAAANATTTCTTTTATGGCGCATTGGCAGTAATCTTATTACTGCTGATTTTGTCGTCATGCAGCGACAAAAAGAGCACCGTCGCCCCGGTGCCGCCGCCGCAGGCCGTCGGTTCCATCGGTCCGGACGGCGGCGAACTCACTTTGGAAGGAGCCACCATTGTGATAGGGGCCGGCGCTCTGGACTCGACAGTGCATTTTTCTATTACCAAGCTTTCCGTACCGGCCAATGCACCGGCCAATTACTCATTTTCCGAGCCGGCCTGGTCATTCGAACCGCATCAATATGTTTTCAGTAGCAATATTACCATAACAATCGCTCACGACACCGCTTTAACATCCCGGGCTCTATTTTATTTGGAAGATGGCGTCGATTCTTTATGGGACACCCATGAGGATGTTTCTTATGATAGCGCCAAAGTGACTATCCTTACCGATCATTTGAGCATTTTCACGGTCGGCGAGTTCTCTCCCTTAAGTCAGGTCTATGTCTCCAGTACATCCCGGGGAGTCATCGCCAAAGGAACCCAAGAGGACCCCCTCCCCACTATCACCCTTGGCATGCAGGCCTCTGAACAGGCCGGATATCCCTATCCGACTGTTTATGTCGCCGAGGGTACATATTTTGAAGATGTAACCTTCCTGAACGGCGTCTCGGTGCGGGGCGGATTTGATTCCACCAACTGGAGCGAGAAAGCCGATGCCTTTTCGCTTATCGAACTGCCGACCCGGGCCGCATCGGCCGCCTCCATTGATAGTATCACTACTATTTCAAAGTTGATGATTATGGCCGATTATTACGTTGCACCGTCGGGTAATTCGGTCGCCATAAATGTAATTTCCAGCGGGGAAAAGCTGGTCTTTGATTCCTGCTGGATAGTTGCCGGGAATGGCGGCAATGGTGCCGCTGGGGCATCCGGCGGCAATGGTAATACCGGTTCGTCGGGCGGCAACGGAACTTCATCGACTGGCGGGACGTACGGATCGTCCTGCACACCGGGGGCATGGGGCGGAGCGTGCTCGGACGGAGGCGACGGTTTTGGGCCGCTGGGCGGTGCCGGCGGCGTCTTGGGATGGCTTCTTGCCCCGGATGGAAGCAACGGCGGGGACGGCGGCAATGGTATCCCCGGGGCCAACGGCGCCGGCGGCACTTTTGGAAATATCCTAAATGGAGATTGGATTCCGGGTAAAGGCGGCGACGGTCAAGAAGGTAGCCACGGTTCCGGCGGAGGCGGCGGCGGTGGCGGATTCTCTTTGCTGGAATGTATCGGAGGTGGTGGAGGCGGTGGAGGCGGATGCGCGGGCCTTGCGGGACTGGGCGGTCGTGGCGGCGGCGGATCAATTGTTATTTGCTTATATAACTCTTCTCCCACTATCCAATACTGCCGGTTGACGGCGGGTAATGGCGGCAACGGCGGCAACGGAGGTAATGGCGGCCGCGGCGGAGATGGCGGAAATGGCGGGTCAGGGTACAGCAGTACCAGCCAGGGCGGCCACGGCGGCCACGGCGGCGTTGGGGGAATGTCCGGCGGCGGCCGGGGCGGACCGGGTGGCGTCTCCTTTTGCGTTTTTAGAACCGGGATTGGCGAACCGCTCCTGCTTCAGTGCGATTTGGTTCTGGGCCAGGCCGGCGCTGGCGGAGTTGGAGGAAGACAGGGCGTGGATGGAGCCCAGGCGCCCAATGGCTATGATGGAATAGCGTCAGAAACCGGCCCAATTTGGCCCTGA
- a CDS encoding hypothetical protein (Evidence 5 : Unknown function), with translation MEIGFRVKAATVKKVATVPAEAAAVADSLCWNVSEVVEAVEADARALRDWAVVAAADQLLFAYITLLPLSNTAG, from the coding sequence ATGGAGATTGGATTCCGGGTAAAGGCGGCGACGGTCAAGAAGGTAGCCACGGTTCCGGCGGAGGCGGCGGCGGTGGCGGATTCTCTTTGCTGGAATGTATCGGAGGTGGTGGAGGCGGTGGAGGCGGATGCGCGGGCCTTGCGGGACTGGGCGGTCGTGGCGGCGGCGGATCAATTGTTATTTGCTTATATAACTCTTCTCCCACTATCCAATACTGCCGGTTGA
- the sdhB gene encoding succinate dehydrogenase, FeS subunit (Evidence 2a : Function from experimental evidences in other organisms; PubMedId : 6376123, 9298646; Product type c : carrier) — protein sequence MPTLKVFRYNPKSGEQAYFQSYQLPEVKSMTVLEGLYYILENLDPTLAFRSSCRQGVCGSCAMHIGDQYRLACETQIAHIGNTVTVRPLSHMKIVRDLVVDLDPFFAQYDAIKPYLINKEAPPPREYKQSPAERLKIDTLVDCIFCAACYGSCPVVANDEKYLGPQAMLKALRFVDDSRDTATNERLAYLATDFGAFRCHTIFNCQQVCPKKLDPSGAIGKIKMKALWAKFTGKLRKAG from the coding sequence ATGCCGACCCTCAAAGTATTCCGATACAACCCCAAATCGGGCGAACAGGCTTATTTTCAGTCGTACCAATTGCCGGAAGTGAAGAGCATGACGGTTCTCGAAGGATTGTACTATATTCTCGAGAATCTCGATCCGACTTTGGCTTTCCGGTCATCGTGCCGTCAGGGTGTCTGCGGTTCCTGCGCCATGCATATCGGCGATCAGTACCGCCTGGCCTGCGAAACTCAGATCGCCCATATCGGCAACACCGTGACGGTGAGACCGTTATCGCACATGAAAATTGTCCGCGATCTGGTGGTCGATTTGGATCCGTTTTTCGCGCAATATGATGCCATCAAGCCGTACCTTATCAATAAAGAGGCGCCGCCGCCCCGGGAGTACAAACAATCGCCGGCGGAAAGACTTAAAATCGACACGCTGGTCGATTGCATTTTCTGCGCCGCCTGTTACGGCTCCTGCCCGGTGGTGGCCAATGACGAGAAATATCTCGGGCCGCAGGCGATGCTGAAGGCGCTCCGGTTTGTCGATGATTCCCGCGATACCGCCACCAACGAACGGCTGGCGTACCTGGCGACCGATTTCGGGGCGTTCCGTTGTCATACCATTTTTAACTGCCAGCAAGTCTGTCCTAAGAAGCTGGATCCGTCGGGCGCCATCGGCAAAATAAAGATGAAAGCGCTCTGGGCGAAATTCACCGGCAAATTGCGCAAGGCGGGATAA
- the sdhA gene encoding succinate dehydrogenase, flavoprotein subunit (Evidence 2a : Function from experimental evidences in other organisms; PubMedId : 6388571, 9298646, 9600841; Product type c : carrier): protein MFYDVIVVGGGLAGMRAAIAAHDAGVKVGLISKIHPVRSHSGAAQGGINAALANHPDGKDDTPDRHAYDTIKGSDFLADQEAVEIMTSDAPGIIFEFDHWGCPFSRFDDGTIAQRPFGGAGYPRTCYGADRTGLYLLHTLYEQVVKRKIDVLYERFVTKLAVKGGRCAGVIVMNLHTGEFQAIGGNAVIFATGGSGRIYSVNTTNSHSSTGLGVAIPYWAGVPVEDMEFIQFHPTGLDGSSILMTEGCRGEGGYLTNNKGERFMKNYVSEKVMELAPRDITSRSIQTEINEGRGFEDRYVHLDLRHLGAKKIMERLPGIREICINFKSIDPIKDPIPIHPAMHYTMGGIESDKDGMTRLDGLYAAGECACVSVHGGNRLGGNSLLDTVVFGKRSGTHAAGRVKKMSQTVDTETLNAALKEEQDRFQKLRSNTGKENPYTVKNELSQTMMDKFGIFRNETDMQKGYDALMQLRERFNHIRGIPDTGNFNYDFLWVTEIAGNIETALCVAKGALTRAESRGSHFRRDHNKRVDEQWLKHTLCTWTPQGPELSYKPVQLGKYKPEERKY from the coding sequence ATGTTTTATGACGTTATAGTTGTGGGCGGCGGGTTGGCCGGAATGCGGGCGGCGATTGCGGCGCATGACGCCGGGGTCAAGGTCGGCCTGATATCCAAAATTCATCCGGTGCGATCCCATTCGGGAGCGGCCCAGGGCGGTATCAATGCCGCGCTGGCCAATCATCCGGACGGCAAGGATGACACCCCCGACCGGCACGCTTACGATACAATAAAAGGATCCGACTTTCTGGCCGATCAGGAAGCGGTGGAAATAATGACGAGTGACGCTCCGGGAATTATTTTTGAATTCGATCACTGGGGTTGCCCGTTCTCGCGTTTCGATGACGGTACTATCGCGCAGCGTCCCTTCGGAGGCGCCGGATACCCGAGGACCTGTTACGGGGCCGATCGGACGGGATTGTACCTTCTCCATACCCTGTATGAACAGGTGGTTAAGAGAAAAATCGATGTTTTATATGAACGGTTCGTAACCAAACTGGCGGTTAAGGGCGGACGGTGCGCGGGTGTGATCGTGATGAATCTACACACCGGCGAATTCCAGGCGATCGGCGGCAATGCCGTTATTTTCGCCACCGGCGGTTCGGGACGAATTTATTCGGTAAACACGACCAATTCCCATTCCTCGACCGGTCTCGGGGTGGCGATTCCGTATTGGGCCGGCGTGCCGGTGGAAGATATGGAATTCATCCAGTTCCACCCGACCGGGCTCGACGGTTCTTCGATTCTGATGACCGAAGGATGCCGCGGCGAGGGCGGCTACCTGACTAATAATAAAGGCGAGCGGTTCATGAAGAATTATGTCTCGGAGAAAGTGATGGAACTGGCGCCGCGGGACATTACCTCGCGATCCATCCAGACCGAGATAAATGAAGGAAGAGGCTTTGAGGATCGCTATGTGCATTTGGACCTTCGCCATCTCGGGGCCAAGAAAATCATGGAACGTCTGCCGGGAATAAGAGAAATCTGCATCAATTTCAAGAGTATCGATCCGATCAAGGACCCGATTCCGATCCATCCGGCCATGCATTACACTATGGGCGGAATCGAGTCCGACAAAGACGGCATGACGCGCCTCGACGGCCTCTATGCTGCCGGGGAATGCGCCTGTGTTTCGGTTCACGGCGGCAATCGCCTCGGAGGAAATTCACTTCTGGACACGGTGGTCTTCGGCAAACGCTCCGGCACGCATGCGGCCGGCAGGGTGAAAAAAATGTCCCAGACGGTCGATACCGAAACTCTCAACGCCGCGCTCAAGGAGGAGCAGGACCGCTTCCAGAAACTTCGCTCCAATACCGGCAAAGAAAATCCGTACACTGTCAAGAACGAACTATCGCAGACCATGATGGACAAGTTCGGTATTTTCCGCAATGAGACCGATATGCAAAAAGGGTATGACGCCCTGATGCAATTGCGCGAACGGTTCAACCATATTCGGGGTATCCCCGATACCGGGAATTTCAACTACGATTTCCTCTGGGTGACCGAGATTGCCGGAAATATCGAAACCGCCCTCTGTGTCGCCAAAGGGGCTTTGACCCGGGCGGAATCGCGCGGATCGCATTTTCGCCGCGACCATAACAAGCGGGTCGACGAACAGTGGCTGAAACATACGCTCTGTACCTGGACCCCGCAGGGGCCGGAACTATCTTACAAGCCGGTGCAACTGGGCAAATACAAACCCGAAGAAAGGAAGTATTGA
- a CDS encoding putative succinate dehydrogenase membrane subunit (Evidence 3 : Putative function from multiple computational evidences) translates to MAFKGMIRNAYQDATLNKNAGTFAFWFHRLSGIGLAVYLILHTYVLSSAISGKESFSDRMGAVQNPLFAFLEIFLIAGVFFHMLNGLRISICDFFGLTRAHKLFFWIEMVLFIAIMVLTVILQWPKMQSGFYPTM, encoded by the coding sequence ATGGCCTTCAAAGGAATGATTAGGAACGCCTATCAGGACGCCACCCTCAATAAGAATGCCGGGACGTTCGCGTTCTGGTTCCATCGCCTGAGCGGAATCGGTCTGGCCGTATATCTGATTCTGCACACTTATGTTCTATCATCGGCGATATCCGGCAAAGAATCTTTCAGCGATCGGATGGGAGCGGTGCAGAATCCGCTTTTCGCCTTTCTGGAAATTTTCCTGATTGCGGGGGTCTTTTTCCATATGCTGAACGGTTTGCGGATTTCGATCTGCGACTTCTTCGGGCTCACCCGCGCCCATAAACTTTTTTTCTGGATTGAGATGGTGCTTTTTATCGCAATCATGGTTTTGACCGTGATATTGCAGTGGCCCAAGATGCAGTCCGGATTCTATCCAACGATGTAA
- a CDS encoding putative Succinate dehydrogenase hydrophobic membrane anchor subunit (Evidence 3 : Putative function from multiple computational evidences) produces the protein MAEKVSNQSLLTWFLQRFSGLFLAFFLFTHIDVHHFLHRQGLINFAEVNERLAGSVWWKIYYLFFVPFCVFHALNGIWAILADYRPSGGFSVSTKVIFWVIGLVLTVIGAITLINLFAVGV, from the coding sequence ATGGCCGAAAAGGTTTCGAATCAGAGTTTGCTGACGTGGTTTCTGCAGCGATTTTCAGGGCTTTTCCTGGCGTTTTTCCTCTTCACCCATATCGATGTGCATCATTTTCTGCATCGCCAGGGCCTGATTAATTTTGCCGAAGTCAACGAGCGGCTGGCCGGCTCTGTATGGTGGAAAATTTATTACCTGTTTTTTGTGCCCTTTTGCGTGTTCCATGCCCTGAACGGCATCTGGGCAATTCTCGCCGATTACCGTCCCTCGGGCGGTTTTTCGGTTTCGACCAAAGTGATTTTTTGGGTGATTGGTTTGGTCCTGACGGTTATCGGGGCGATTACGCTTATCAATCTTTTCGCGGTGGGGGTGTAA